The genomic region GAAATTCAGGTGAAGAGGGAATCAACTGCATTTTATCCCCAAGGTGTGTTGCAGGTAAAGATGTGACTGTGGCCATTCCCTTAGCCCGGAGGTCTCTGGTGGTGCTGTACGGTGACGCGCGGTACAAGTGGAAACACGCCATTCACCGCAAGCACATCGAGCGGCGCCGGGTCTGTGTCACCTTCAGGGAGCTGTCTGCAGAGTTTGGCACTGGAGGAAGGCATGAGGAACTGGGTAAAGAACTGCTAGAAATagctctttcctttcaaggAAGACCGGTGTGATCAGCAAGAGTAAGCTGGAAGTGTGTTTCATAgaatagaatcccagaatgggggcgttggaagggccctgcagagctgctccagcccaacccctgctaaagcaggttcccctccatcacgggcaacatgtccaggtgggtttggaaacttcccgagaaggagcctccacaccctccctgggcagcctgggccagggctccgtcacctcaacaccaaataAGTTCTTCTTCAtgattaagtggaactttttgtgttccagctcagaTCCATCACCCCTTTTCCTGTccctggacactacagaaaaaactgttcccccagcctcctgacacccaccctttaggtacttataggCATTGATGAGGTGCCTCcttgttcttctcttttctaggctaaacagcccccaTTTTGCCaggaaactggaaaataaagttCAGAATTTGTACAGCTCAGTTTCTTTCTGATGTGTGCGTAAGGAACAGGGTGTGTGCAGAGGTGAGTTCAATCCAGTGGAGAAAATAGGAGAGTGCAGGAAAGGGTGGGCTGTTGTGGCTTCAAAGGCTCTCCTTGGCAATGGGAGCTTTACGTGGAAGTCAGCCATGAGCTGCTGTGTCCATTGTAACAAAAGTACAAAATGCAAATAGCCAGTTTTTTAGATACTGACATGAATCCAAGAATGAAATTTAGCATCATTAAACTGAGCATCAAACTGCCCTTGGCACAGACTCAGcccaggctctgcagcagctttagCCCTTTCCTGGCCCATACCCCATCCTGTCACCCTGCGCTGGCTgttgtgctgtgctgtggggcacaACTGTCTGCTCACTCTCCTCAAATGGGGTCCCTTCAGAGATCagctccccaggggaggagcAGAAGCAAGCACCTCTCCACAGACAGCACAACACACTGAGAACTAATTAAAGTAATTATCCTTTGCTGAAGAGTTATGTTCTAATGGTGAGGATTCATGATAAATATCATGTGACCCACATCTTCTGGGACCAGAGAGCAGCATTTGCAGGGAGCCGGTGCTGACTCTTCTGCAGAGGCAGTCTGGACAGTGTTGAGACCAAAGACCTGCACAGACTGTGTTATTTTCTGATCATTTGTCATCTCTGGACCCTGCTGTCAGCTCTCAGTAGAAAGAGTCTGATTTTGGGGAATTAGCTGGGCAACAGACTGCAACACTGGCAGctatcattttattttcttggcaCCTCCAGCAGTCAGGTTTGAATCATGCCTCATACCTAAGATTCAAGCAGTCATTTGTAACAGaagctgatctgaggccatctgTCTGCTAAGAGCACAGAGGTTTGCTCAGGAAAAGATGAAGTTGTGCCATGGAAGGAAGTGTGATCCTTTAATAAATACAGATGTGTCATCCAAACCATTCAACTGTAAAACATTCAAACCATAAAACCATTCAAGCCATAAACCAGCATGTGACGACGGTGCCTGGTTTGGGTCAGAAAGGAATGGAGGGAACACACTTATTCAGTAGGATCTCTGCAGTGTGTCCTGCCCTAGCACTGCTTCCTTGGCACAAAGCACGGGTTTTACTGGATAGTAACACACTGGTGTTACATAGGCACTGCCCTGTGCTTCAGGCACTGCAGGGGGAGGGAGCTCTTCACCCAACAAAACAGTTACTAGAAATCAGTTGGGTGAATCAGGATATTTTTGGTCAGTAACATATACAACCACATTCCTTTGTGGCTGCAATGAACCAGTTTCAGTTTAGCCAAGTATGTAAAACAcattcagcatcttcatcaatgacctggatgatggGATTGAGCATCCCCTCAGCGAGTTCCCTGatgccaccaaactgggaggactagCTGATTCAtcagagactgtgctgccagtcGGTGAGATCTGGCAGGGAgggttgggcacagaggaacctcatgaggttaaacaagggcaagtgcagagtccagcacctggggaggaacaaccccatgcaccagtatgaCCTGCTGGAGATCTAGTTGCTAACAGACTaaacatgagctagcaatgtgccctcagccaagaagaccaatgtcATCGCatggggcatcaagaagagtgtggccagcaggtcaagggagattcttctctccctctactctgccctggtgaggcctcatctggagtcctgtatctaattctgggctccccagttcaatagggacagggaaatgctggagagaggccagtgctgAGCTACAGAGATGatgaggagactggagcatctttcttatgagaaaaggctgcgggaactggggctgtttagtctggagaaaaaaaggctggGGTGGGGGGCCTCAACAACTCTTAGAAAtacctgaagggtgggtgtcaggaggatgagacAACaggttttttctgtagtgtccagtgacaggacaagggctaatggacaaaagctggaacacaaaaagttctacttaaacacaagagaaactcctttggtgtcgaggtgagtgagccctgacccaggctgcccagggggtgTGCAGAGAGCACTGAGCTCACAATCCTCATCACCCTTCCAGTGCTGAGCCTCTCCAGCAACCTGCTCTTTGCTCAAACAGCAGCAATCAGGTATTTCCATTAATGCCTAGCCTTTATTTCCAACACTCCCTCTTAGATTTATCTTGTGCTCTCAGCCTGTTCAAATACTCTCTGTGCATGTCCCTGCTGTTTCATTCTCTCTACAGCAAGAGGAGATGATGGCTTGTGATGAATCAGAGTGCCACAAGAACAAGATACACAGTATCAGTTCGTTTTGTGCTCTGCATTTGTTAGCTGGATTTTTCTGCCTTGAAGTATATGGGAAGCTGCCAGAAAATTCCAGCTCATCCTAGTTGATATcttatatttgaaaaaatggAAATCATTAAATACTGAGCCAAAACCCAAGGGCTTTGTCTGGGTGTTTTGGAAGTCCAAAACTTAATCTAGTCACTACACAGTCATTGCCATGTTTATGTTTTTGACATCTTTCATCCGTTAAACAGCCTCTTGGGCATCATCTTAGATCAAAATGCAATTACACACTCGTTGCTTCTGTGTTACTTTCTGAAACTTCCTCTACattctctctttaaaaagatagaatcacagcactgcaggacatTAACATGAGGTTTGGACTCCAAAGTATAGAAATCTGAGAGAAGGATAGAGGTTTTAGTCTTAATTAATTAGCTATGAAAAGCAATTTTGGCCACGATGTTAGTATTATTAATGTAAGACAAACTAATGATCTCCACATTACAGGAATTCCTCCCCCAGCTGTTTATCTCCTTAACCAAGATTAGCACTTGTGAAACACATGCAAAGAACCAGGCCTTCATTAAAAGTAAGCACATGTAATTGTTATCTActtgtgtattttaaaaggagaagGATAATATCTGGCCAAGCTTTTTGagcaaaaaaaggcaaacccCAAGTTAACCCATAGCAGATACTGTAGAGCTTGAGCTGCCTTCAAAAATCAGTCTGAAATCACCGAGAAGTGTAAACCAGCAAGTTTATCCAGTTTCACACAGCTGGACAGTGACTGAGATACATATGTTGTTCTACATTAAATATTGTTCATGCAGAGATAAAACAAGAAGAAGCAAAGCTAAAATACagagattgatttttttttcttctcctagcACTTTGCACTCATTGTTACAACCCCAGGCAGAAGGCAAAATCCCAGTTGTACACATGGGTATTCAGCCAGTCAGTCATTACTGAAACTGCTTTCTTTGAAACAGGTACAGAGAACAACCTGCAAAGCAGCTCATCAGAAAATAGCCACGCTGGCCCAGCCATGCTGGGCTCTGAACTGGAGGTTGCTGCTTGTGCGTGTGGGGGGAGTTATAGAGGAAGCTGTCTTAAAAATAGATGCAACAAGATTTAAAAGATAACAAAGCTACAGCAGCAGGGAGGCCTTTTGTTTAAGGCAGGGAAAGACAAAAGCCATACTGAAATTCCTCAGACAAGCCATACTGaaatcccacagaaaagcaagaggagaatgTGAAATGTGAGCAACCATTCCCCAGCCAGCCAGGCGTCCTGCACCTCCAGCCTTGAGGCCAGTGTGGCTGTCCCTGTGGCAAGCTGGGATTGCCCATCCCTGAGCCCCTGCATCACGGAAGCAAAGGATgtttgctctgcagctgcaatCACTCCTTAGCCCTCTATAAACATTCTCACATACTTGAACGGTTACAGAGCATGCTCCACCCACACAGGATCACCTTCACCCTGCACGGGGTCAGGCCCTGACACTCACATTCAacatcacctccctgctcaTAAAGCCTCCACCAGAGACACATCCACTGAAACAATGAGGTGGCAGCTACCAGAGCCAGGCCTGCTCCAGGGCAACGTTAAAAATAGGGGGCTCACAGAGTAACAGGAGAATCATGGCAACAGGAGAACCTGATACCGCTccggcagctcctgccagctcaAGTTTGTACCCAGTCTTGACTCCTGCTAacgagggaaggagagagaggaggtgcCCCCTAATCAAGGCAGGTGCCCAGGAACAATATGAAGCAGGACTATACCCATGGCCTtgacagccccttccccagcttagAAAAGGgtctctccagggctggagccTGCAGAGGCATTTTTCTGATGGGCAAACAAATGGTCTGAAAAAATCTGAAGGAGGACTCGGGACCCGGATCGTGGCTGTCCCCTGTGCCAAACCCCACTGCAGAGACTGCAGAAGTCACCCAAACAAAGCAATAACTGATCCAGATAGTAACAGCCCAAGGGAGCTGAGAATTAGGCCAACAGCCACCCTAAACTACAGCACCCCAGGGCCCAAGGCTGGTACAGAAAGCCAACACATACGTCAGGGAGATCTTTGACGCACGTCCCAGCCCGAGGGTGGGACTCGTGGGAGAAGCATCGCTGTGCAGGAACAGAGGCACAGAAACCTGGGACAACCCAGGAGTGACAGAAAGGTGACAGCACACAACAGatgcagccaggcagcagcaggcaaacCTGGACATGACACAGTGGGCTGCCAGCCCCGCTGGGACACCAGTGATGGTGTGGAAAGGCAGGCATCTCCACACTTGACTGATGGGAATCCTGCTGACAGCAGAAGCAAGGAGGATTTTCTGGCACTGTAGCACAGCAACACCCATCTGGACAAGCACAATGTCCTTGCTCTTTTACAGATGAATTACTGTGGCTGAAATCACAGGCAATCTTCCCACAACACAAGTCTGGACCCAAGAACAGTGCAAACGTAAATGACTTGGAGAAAGAGAGGCAGGTGCTAAAAAAGCAAATGCTGCTGTTGGGAAAGATGAAGAAGAGAAGTTAGAGCACGAAGGTGATGGGTAACCTAAAGAGATCCCAGACGCTGGAGTCATAGAGCAAAAATACTCCCATGGGCTCCTCACAGAAGGGAGAGTTTGGTGCCCAGAGAGACACAAGAAACCAAGCTGCAAGCAAAGATGGAAAAGCACATTATTATTGTGTTCTGTGTTTGCCCTTGGGACACCACCTGAAACCATTCCTGACTCCCTGCTGGAGTGAAGACAACCCCACTCCAGTCACAGGCGCGGCTGCCTCGAGACTTCCCTTGGATCCAGTCCCACCAGAGGCCCGCTGAGTCACTCTACAAAAATCAAAGCACAGTTTCTGCTGCATTTCTCCATTTGCTGAAGTTTATTGTATTTGCAAAGAATTAAATGAACGATGTGGCTGTTTCCCAATGAGCTGTTTTGCTTTTACAGCACTGTAATGCACTGGGAAACCTTAATTGCAAAAATGGCTCAGTGCTTTCCTCAACATCCTCCCGAGCTCCACACTGCACAAAGTCCTGTTATTACTGATGTTAAAGGAGACTGCAAAGTACAGATGAGAGATTTGTCCTCTCTGGTCTCACCCTGACCTCACAATAGAAATTTTCTTAGTAGAAGAGCTTTCATGTGTAACACTTGGCAGAAAACTCAACTCTGATCTTGTATaaaccttttcatttttattaggttaagaggaggaggagggagggcagaCTCCTGGGGAGACCGTATGAATTTCACCATCACCCACTTCCTGGAGGACActccttattttttttgcatCGTGCATAAGCACAGACTAGTCATTTAGCACATAAAGACTATTTTCTTTGCTGCACATCAGCCAATATGGTACATGCCAACTGCAGCAAGAACAACAGATGAAAGCCATAGACAGTGCTAAGCAACTTGTTCAGCAATGCTCAAACTCGCATGTAAACAAGAGAGATTACAGCTGGGTTCCCAAGGCCCTCACCAGAGGAATATAGGGATAGTCTCACCCTGCTGTACTGGGATTTGCATGGACTCTCCGTTCTGGGAAGCTGACCTGCCACAAGATTTCTCAAATCCCAGGGGAATAAGGGACCAGGGTTAAACAGAACATTACAAACATCCTTAATGACTTCAGAAATATAGCAGGCCTGGGAGACTCTGGAACTGCACTGCTGGAGTGCAGATAGGGAAATCAGCACAGGATCAGAGCCAAGAAAATGTGCTTGTGCTCCTTACAGCCCTGTGTGGCAGAAAGCCTTGCTTTCCCTTAAAAAAGCACCCTTTTCTCTCCACAAAGTTACCATAAACCATAGAAATCATTTTTACAGAGGTTTTCCTCCACAAGGATGCTATAGAATTTACAAGCTTCCCTTGCTAAGCAATACAGATGTGCAAGTGtaattttctctgctgctgtaaaaaagacaaactaaaagagtcatttaaaatgaaacatgatCACTCTTTAATGGCACACGGCTCCCATCCGATCCACCTCCATCAGACTCGCCAGCGCAGCTCCAGGTTCCAGCAGGGGAGTTGCCTGATTTGgtggaggagaaggaagcagtCGTTTTTGACAGACAAATGCTACAGCTGATAAaaaaccccccaccccaaaacaaCTGATGAAATAACCAGGACTGGGGCTTGCTCTCTTCAGCAGACATCACAACACCACATAAATGAAGATGACACAGCGACAGGTTTCTACAATACGCTACATGCCATCACTCCTTACCTCCTTGAAACTTGCTTTTCCAGTCTTTCAAAGTTTTGTTGCATTGAATTCCCTGTCACTGTTCTAAGAATGTCCTTGTTAAAACTAAAACACCTGTGagccttccctgggcagccttgcCTCTtaagggagaaaacaaaacccacgtGATCTCGGCATTAATTCAATCTAAAGTGACGGATGCTGCTGAAGAAAGTACGTCAGAACTTCCCAACCTGCTGCAACCCAAAATTCTACCTCCCCAGCTGTAAAAACATAGTAAGGAATAGCAAGAACAGAACATAAAAGCTAAGGCTGATTTCTTTCTGGTTATGTAGTTATGGAATACTTGCTTTGTTCCAAAGGTGGTGAACACTCAGTTTCTATTGTGCTTTCATGGATGTCCTCAAGTCAGCTGCAGATACCTACATTAACCATCTCAGCTCTAGAAATGAGCTGCTGCACTGACAGGCAGGGAGTTCTGACACATGAGgtcctacacacacacacacagtatCTGCAGCTGATGCAGTTTTACTTTTGGCAACAGAatactgctttttttaaaaaacacagatttttggCTACCTGAACCAATGTTAAGGGAGATGAAGTTTTGACCTTGAACTCCATGGCAGTGTCACCTTAAGTATGCAAGTGTGTAGGACAAGAAACAGGCCAGAGCCCTCTGAAACAGCACTTAGAACCCACAGCTATACATGGCAGGCAATTAGCATTTACATATTTAAGCCTCAAGACAATCCATGTGTGGTACGTCTCACCAACTAGCAAAAGGGGCATTTTGCTCTTAGCCTTAGCCAAGGGGGTTTGCTGGaagcagcctgtgcctctgTCACACTACCTGCATGCCTCTGTCATGCCCATCTAACTGCACTTTCAGTTTGTGGAGCTCTTCGATCTCTCGGTTGTGACGCTCCGTTTTGTGCCGCACCAACGAGCGGTAGAAGTGAATGGTGAAGACGACAAAAATGAGCCCCACTGGGACCATGATGATGGTGGAGACCAGTGCTGACTGCCAGCCTGCGTGGCCACTGGGCTTCTCAGCGTTGGTGGTCTCGTTTTTCAGGATGGAGCCCACAGGCAGGAATTTGATCCAGCAAAGAAGCACGACTTCAGCGAGGAAAAGGAGGATCCCCAAGACGGTGGAGAAACCCCAGGCCAGCTCGATGTAGGGGTGCATGCGCTCGTGAGGGGACTCGCTGATGGAGTTCAGGTTGTGGATGTTGCTCACTGCTTCCACATTAGGTAGGATGCAGGTGCTGATAAGAAGGGCAAAGAGATGAACTGCCACCAGCACTGTTGTGCAGGCACTGAAAGCGATCAGCAGCATCTGGGGGTACTTGTACTGCACCTCCAGCTGCACCTCCACCATGGCAACCTGGGAGAAAGGAACAAAATGCTTGTCAATAGTTgcagcttttccctttttcaatGCATTCAGCCACGAAAGCATCTTTATTCAGGAAGAGCACATAAGCTCAAGTACACACTCAAGTGCTTTTTAGAATGGCAGCCTACATGGATCATTGCTGTTTCCCACTCGCAGTCTGCAGCTTGGCCTTCCCGAAGGCTCACACACAGGTTTCTGCACTGTAGTTTTCTGAAATAACATCTCTCTCCTTTCAATCATGAGCCATATGAACTGcaccaaaccaaacacacaacAGAAGGAACTCATTAGACGACAAGTggagctgggaggcagctgACAGCCTGCTAGCCCGCCCGCCCCTCACACATTCTCCTTCCGCTCATCGCTTGTGGCTGCAGCGCAGGAAGTTTCAACTTCAGGCccataaagaaaagcaaaagcgagcagctctcctggccagTGGCCAGCAAGGTTTCACCACCTCTCATGGGAAGCATGCAAGCTACTTTACAGTTTAAGTTAGTTCATAGTTAAAATAGCCACCTTCTATTCTCAGAGCATTGTATGTTTGTTTTTACTACAAATATGCCCAGATGAAAGTTATTTATACCCTCAAATTTCTCCCTTGAGAGCTAATAACTTACTGATGTACTCAGCAGAGGCAGACAACTACTAGCTTATGGGTGTGCTCTACAACTCTGATAGGAGTCTGTTTTCTCAAAACAAGAGCTGTCATACAGTGAGTCTCTAAAGCtgtcttacttttttttcctttaatcgAATAAAGCTTAACAAGCAGAATAAGTGCAAGAAAGCAGGGAGCTCTGCTGAGATCAGAACTGGAGTCCTGGTAGAGGCCTGTGTGGTAGCATCCCTGAAAGGACTGCAGGAACTTTTTGCTCAGAGAAGCTTCAAAAACAACAGACAAGACTATCAAACACTCCTCTCTAGTAACTCTCTAGCAGCTTGCTTGGATCTGCAGCTGCACTTCATGATTTGCATGGCTATGAATCTGCCTGGCAGCAGGCAAAACCTCTGGTGATCCCAGGcaacctgctgctccagcagcatcctTGCAGGATGCAttaaagaaaggagaagcagacACTTGGATGTCTGCCTCAAGGCACTGCCTCTTAGGACCATCACGAGAAGAAAACATCTGAACAAGCAGCTTGATTCTGGGAGGTAGAAGGATTTTGCAGAATGGAGTTA from Colius striatus isolate bColStr4 chromosome 20, bColStr4.1.hap1, whole genome shotgun sequence harbors:
- the ORAI2 gene encoding protein orai-2, with product MSSELNVPVDPSTPACCPEPGTKGMDYRDWVRRSYLELVTSNHHSVQALSWRKLYLSRAKLKASSRTSALLSGFAMVAMVEVQLEVQYKYPQMLLIAFSACTTVLVAVHLFALLISTCILPNVEAVSNIHNLNSISESPHERMHPYIELAWGFSTVLGILLFLAEVVLLCWIKFLPVGSILKNETTNAEKPSGHAGWQSALVSTIIMVPVGLIFVVFTIHFYRSLVRHKTERHNREIEELHKLKVQLDGHDRGMQATPLLEPGAALASLMEVDRMGAVCH